One Intestinimonas butyriciproducens genomic window, AACGCTTCGGTGGGCGGCTCCGGGGTGGTTTCAGTTCCATACAGACTGACAGGCGCGCTTTCAGCCGGTGGCGCTCCCTCTCTGTGCCGCTGAGATGGACGTTGTCCCCATCATTGCCTTCATAACGGGGACACTATATCACCAAATCCCCCGGATGTCAAGCATCTTCCGCCCCTTCCGCGCCTTCTGCGGGGACGGGCCGCCTTCCAAGCGCCGCAGCGGGCTCCCGCAGAGGAAAGGGCGCCGGACAAAGCCGGCGCCCTTTGGCGGAGCATGGAAACAGATGGATATCCTCAGGCAGCCGCCTCAGCGGTCACCGGGGTGGTAATGGCGGTCCGCACGGCGGCTACCTGCTCGGCGGTGAGGCCCACGGTCCCCATGAGGTAGGTCTCAGCGGCCTGCCGGAGGTCGGCCTGCTTCATTTCCTCCTTGGTCTCGGTGCCGGTCAGGGTGCACAGGGTCTTGATGATGTTGCTGTTGGCGATGCTGTACCAGCGGTCGGAATGATGCTCTACATGGTAGTAGTTTTCATAGGAGAGCATATAGTCCTCCACGATCTCTTCCGCCTCAGCGCCGCCCAGGGCCTCCAGGAGGGCGGCGACAAAGCCGGCCCGGTCTTTGCCCTCGTTGCAGTGGATGAGATAGGGGCCCTCATTGTCGATCAGGTACACAAGGCCGGTCTTCAGCTTGGCATTGAATTCCTCAGCGGCAAAGTCCACACCCATGTCCAGGGGTGCCACATTGAGGGTGGCGTAATAGGTGCCGGCATAGCCCTCATAGGCCTCCAGGACCTCCAGGCTGTCGGCCAGGTTGAGGACCGTCTTGATCCCTGCGGCCTCGGCCAGCTTGTCGGCATAGCTGTTGCGGCCCAGCTCGGGGTTCACCGGGCTGGAGGAGCGGTAGAGGATGCCGGCGGGGATATCTCCCATGACCACGGGACGGAAATTGGCAAACACCTCATCAGAGGCGTAGTCGTCCCGCTCATTGGTACGCAGGGAGTCGATGTTGCGGATCTCGTACTCCTCCAGGTAGCCGGCTTTCTCCGCCATAGTGAACTCCAGGTAAGAGCCCACCTCGGCGCCATAAGTACCGGAAAAGTTGCCCATGTTGATGGCCACGGTCACATAGCCGTCTCCGTCGGCGAGGATGACCACATTCCCGTTGTCCACGTTGCTGTATGCGTCGCCGTAGGGGGCCTGCACAGTGGTGTCGCCCACAGTGACGTTCAGAATGTCGCCCAGCTCAAAACCGGCGCCGGCAAACTGATAAGCGGGGATATTGGTGGTGACGTTGCCGTACTTGCTCACGCTGGTGACGCCGGCGCCGATGCCGCCGTTAAAGGTATTTTCCAGGAAGCCGATGCCGGCGTAGATGGCGTCGGTGAGGGCGGTATCGTCTCCGGAGAACACATTAAAGGTGTGATCACAGTTTTCAATGAAATAGGTGCGGGAGTTCTCATTCTTGGAGGCCGCCACGATCTGATCGGCGTTGTCCGGAGTCACGGTGGTGTCGGCCAGGCCGTTGATGGCCAAAATGGGGCCGGTGATCTTGGCCACCTCGGCGGCCTTATCGGTGCTCAGAGACTCCTCGAACCAACGCAGGCCCAGGGGCAGGGGATCGCGCCAGTCGAAGGTGAGCTCCACAGAGCCCTCCTTCTTGGCAGTCTCATAAGCAGCGTCGTAGTCCTCAAAGAAATTGGCCCCACTCAGACGCATGGCGCCCGCCCAAGTGATCACGGCCTTGAAGGTGTCGGGATACGCGGCGGCGGCCAGCAGAGCGTTGGTGCCGCCCTGGCTCCAGCCCATGACGGCCAGATTGTTCAGCTTCAGCTCTGCGGTCAGGTAGTCCGCGGCCGCCTTGGCGTCAATGTTGGCCGAGGTATAGCAGTAGTCGCTGTAGGACGCGGTGGAGTCGCCGTTGCCCATAAAGTCGATGCGCAGGGTGGCGAGGCCCTGGAGTGCCATCAAGGGGGCGGCTGTGGCATAGCCGTTGCCCGCCTCGTCCTTGTTGGAGCCGGTGCCGTGGAGCATGACCACCGCGGCGTAAGCGCCCTCGTCAGGCACCGTCAGCACGCCGGGAATGGTGTGGGCGGGGATGCCGTCGGTCTCGGGTACCTCGATCTCCACGTAGGTCTCGCTGTAGCCGGAGGACAGCTTGGCGTAATTCATAAGGATGGTGGCCAGTTCGGTGCGCACGGCGGTGCCGTTGGGATCCAGCAGGTTCCCCGGCTTGCCGCCGATGATGCCCGAGCCCACGGCCACGCGCATGCCGTCTGCGGCCCAATCGGCCACATCGGCCACGTCGGTATAGGCGCTCAGGTCGCCGTCCGTCACGATCTTGCCCTCCAGCTCGGCGTAACGGGCAAAGATGGTGGCGATCTCAGCGCGGGTGATGGCGCGCTCGCCATAGAAGCCGCCGTCAGTGGGAACAACGGCAAGTCCCACTTCCTCCGCCCAGGCGGCGGCGGACGCATACCACTTGCCCTTCACATCGGCAAAGGTGGTCTCGCCCACCTCGGGCTTGCCCTGCGCGTTGTACAGCGTCTGGAACACCGTGGCGCGGGTCACCATACCGTTGGGGGTGAACACCTTGGCCTCGGTGCTGGTGGAGCCCATGATGCCGTTTTCGATGACATAATGCACCGCCTCGGCGTACCACGCATCGGCATCCACATCCGCCCAGTCGGCGGTCTCGGGCTCCTCAGGGGTCTCGGCGGGCGTGCCGGTCACTTTGATCCGCCCCTGTCCGGCGGGGTCGGCATAGTCCTCGCTCACCACACCGCCCAGCTCATCCACGATGTAGTTGATCAACACCTGGTTGTCGATCATCACACAGTCCTTCAGCAACGGGTCGTCCTTGAACATCACGAATCCGTCGCCGCCGGACTTCAGCATATAGTTATGGGACGCCAGCGTATAGGTCTTCTCAGGGTCAATGGGCGCGCCGTTTACCAGTACATCCTTTACCCGGCGCTCACCCTCCACCTTCACGAACTCCTTCTCGTCGTTCAGCACCACGCTGGAGGGGATGCTGGTATCGATTGTGTAGGTGAGCCCGGACACCTGCAGGAACCCTCCGTTCTCCTCAGGCATCACCCGCGCGCCCATCTCCAGCGCGTCCAGGATGTCCTGGCCCGTGGTCTCCACCACGCACGCCTCGTTTCCGAAGGGATGCACGTTGATGATCTGCTCATAGGTGATGTCTCCGGCGGGAATGTCCGCGCGTACGCCGCCGCCGTTGACAAACGCTACGTCCGCGTCCAGCATCACACGGTATGCGTCGGCGCACAGGTCGCCCAGATTGGTCTCCGCGCTCCGCACCGCGCGCTCCCCCGTAACAGTGTCCTTGGTGGTCAGCTCCACGTCGGTCTTGGCCACCACTTTTTTCAGCACTTCCGCAAATTCGTCGTTGATGCCCTTCACAAAAGCCGCCGTGGCCTCATCCTCCGCCGCGCAGTCCTTCGCCGCCACCAGCTCGCTGGTGATTTCGCCCGTCGCGGTGTCGATGACTACCTTGCCCAGGTTCTCCAGCTTCGTGCCGGTCTGGGCCACCACCACGTCCTCACCGTCCTTGTTCTTCTCCGTCTTTTCAAAGGTGCTGTGGGAATGGCCGTCGATCAGCACGTCGATGCCGGTGGTGTTTGCGATCACCTCCGTAGAGGTCCATGGGGAGCTCTGCTCATCGATGCCCAAGTGCCCCAACGCCACCACATAGTCCGCGCCCTCGGCCCTCGCCGCGTCCACGGCCTTCTGCACCGCGTTATACAGGTCCGCGCCCTCGTTCCCCTGGCAGAAGCTGTAGATATAGTTTCCCTCTGCATCCTGGAAGTAGGTCGGCGTCGACTTTGTGAAGGACTCAGGCGTATCGATGCCCACATAGCCCACCTTCACATCCCCATAGGTCAGCACCTTGTACCCTTCCAGTACAGGGTTCCCCTCCAGGTCCGTAAAATTGGCGCACAGGTACTCGTACTCCGCCTTCTCCTTTGCCAGGCTCAGGAAGTTTTCCATCCCGTAGTCGAACTCATGGTTTCCCGGGATGGCCAGATCGTAGCCCACCTCGTTCATGATGTCCACGATGTATGCGCCCTTGGACAGCGTCCCGATGGGGCCGCCCTGGATCGCATCGCCGGCGTCCACCAGCGTTACGTTTCCAGCGCCGTACTCGGTCTCCATCGCCGTCTTATACGCGGCCACACCCGCGTATCCCATGTTGGTGACTTCCCCTTCTTCGTTCTTCGCCTGATCGATCCCGCAGTGCACATCGTTTGTGTGCAGGATCACGATCTTTCCGCCTTCGCTCTCTTCCGCAGCCAGCGCTGGCGCCGCCATCGTGATCACCATGGCAAACGCCAGGAACAGCGAGAGCATCTTCTTTTTCATTGACCTGTTTCCACCTTTCTTTTCCACGTCTTACATACCATTTACCTGCATGGTACGGATATTTATAATAGTAACAAAACGGTGACAAGAATACAAGCACCGACCGCAGATTATTTTCGATCTCCAGGCTCAGAAAAGGGGTCCGGAGCCAGTCGGCTCCGGACCCCTTGGGTCGGCTGTATGTCCTGTCACGCCGCGGCGGATGGCTCCGTCTCCGCGTTTGTCATGTCATAGGTGCTCGGGAACACGGCGCCGTTGACCACCCATACGTCGGTGAGGTCGGGCTGGCCGTCCTCACCCACCGCGCAGACCAGATAGTCGCCCTCGCCATGGGGGACCCCGGCCCGATTGGCCTGGAGCACGTCGCCCCAGGAGGTCTGCACCTCCACCTGGAGCTCTGCGGGAACAAAGCAGGCAAAGTTTCCGGTGGTGGGCTTTGTCTTGAGTTCGATATACGTATCGGCGGTGAAATCCTCGGCCGTGAGCTCGCTGCCGTCGGCCTTGGTGTAGGTCTGGATGACCTTCTCAAGCTTGGTCACCCACTCCTCGCCTACCGTACCCTTGAGGATCACATCCGCGCCATTGGGCTGGGCCGTATAGTGGGCGTCCTCCAGCTCATTGTACACCTCGGTGTCCTGAGAGACCATTTTGCCCTGGATCATATAGTCGGTCTTGCCGGTGGCAAACCATTCGTATTCGGTGGTGGCCAGGTAATCCTCCATGCTCGTCTTACCCAGCAGATTTCTGGAGAAGAAGGCGGAGATGCTGCCCTCCACGGCGGCGGTCACGGCGGGCTGATCGGAATAGAATCCATAGCCATGGTCGGCGTCGGGCACAACGATCTCCTCGGCGGCGGGGTAAGCCGCCACGATGAGCTTATTGGTGGCGTCGGTCACCACATCATCCTTGTCGCCGTGGAGCACCAGCATGGGACCGGTATAATTTTTGATGTTGGCCAGGGGGTCCACCAACATATCCTCAAACCATTGGGCGGAGAGGGACAGATTCTGTCCATAGCGGGTGGTGTAGTCAAAGGAGCCCTTCTCCTCGGCAGAAGCGATGGCATCCTCGATGGAAGTCCCCTCGGGCAGTATGCCCGCAATGGACTCTTCGCCGGGGTTCGCGGCGGCGGACAGGAGGACCACGGCCTTATAGGGGTTCCCCTCCTCGCTGATGATCTCCAGCGCCAGGCGTCCGCCCATGGAATAGCCCAAAATACCCAGCTTCGCCTCATCAATATCATAGTTTTCCAGCAGATAGGCCAGGGAGGCATTGGAGTCGGACTTCATGTTGGAGAGCGTATTCTCCGTAAAAGGCGCGGTGGAATCACCGCAGCCGGGGAAGTCCATGCGGATGGAGGCAATGCCCGCCTCGGCCAGAGCGGCGGCCACGCCGCCGAAACCCACGTTCTCATCTTTGCTGCCGCCGTGGCCGTGGTTCATAACCACAGCCGGGAAGGGTCCCTCCCCCTTGGGGATGGTGACTACGGCAGGCACCTGACGATCTCCGTTGGGGATGGAAACGGTGGTGGCGGTATAGGCGTCGGTCTCCACGGTGCCGGAGGGCTCCAGCTTGGCGTAATTCATAAGAATGACGGCCAGCTCGGTGCGCACGGCGGTGCCGTTGGGGTCCAGCAGGTTCCCCGGCTTGCCGGAGAGAATCCCGTTGTAAAAGCAGATGCTCATACCGGAGAGCGCCCAGTCCGGAATGGCGTCGTAATCGGCCATCTCCTGCATAGCCATACCACCCGCGGTGACGTCCATGTTTTGGTACTCGGCGTAGCGGGCGACCACGGTGGCCAGCTCGGCGCGGGTGATGGCGCGCTCGCCGTTGAAGCTGCCGTCCTCCGGGATGGCGGCGAGACCAATGCCTGCCGCCCAGTTGGCCGCGTCGGCGTACCACTTGCCGCTGATGTCGCGGAAGGCGGACCAGGTCAGGTCTCCATCAGCGGACACCAGGGCGGCGCCATCCTCGGCGGGCATCTCAGCCGAGTCGGGCTGTCCCTCCATGTTGTAGAGGGTCTGGAACACTGTGGCGCGGGTCACCGTGCCGTTGGGGGTGAATACCTTGGCCTCAGTGCTGGTGGAGCCCATGATGCCGTTCTCGATAACATAATGCACCGCCTCAGCGTACCACGCATCCGCGTCCACATCCGCCCAGTCGGCAGCCTCGGGCTCCTCAGGGGTCTCGGCAGGGGCGTTCGTCACTGTGATACGACCCCCGGTCTGCCCATAACGAGCCTCAGTGACCGTGCCACCCAGCTCATCGGTGATATAATCCATCAGGACCTCATCCATGGAAACTCCCAAATCATAGTTGACGGTAGCAGCCTTGAAGGCATAGTAGGTATCGCCGCCGGAAGCCATGAAGTCATTGGTGGCAATGGTGTAAGTTTCGGTGAGGCTGAAGTCCCTGCCCCCCACGCTTTCAATGGAGACGCGCCCGATGGAAGCGGGAGCGTAGTAGGTGGAGCCGGGGTACTGCTCGCCCTGGTCATAGGCCACGCCGGCGTCTACGGTGAATACGATGCCGGACACCTGGGGGAACCCGCCGATGGCAGTGGGCGTGCAGTAGGTGGAGGCCTCCAGCGCCTCCAGCAGCTCGGCTCCGGTAACCTTGACGATGCTCAGCGTGTTGCCGAAGGGGAGCACGGTGTTGACATCCTTCTTGGTGATGTCCCCGGCGGCGATGCTGGCGCGGATGCCGCCTCCGTTGGTAACGGCCGCGTCCACCGCCTCGCCTTCCCGCTCGGCGCCCCAGACCAAAGCGTCGGTGATCAGGTCGCCCAGATTGGTTTCCTCCGTTCGGTTGCCGGGCTCACGCTCGCCGTTAAGAAGGGCCTCCGTGCCGGCAAACACCGCGCCGTACTCCTCGTCTACCTGGGCCTGGATCTCGGCGGCACGGGCAGCCACCGCTTCGTCGGTCAGGCTGACGCTTTCGGCGGGGATGCTCTGGGCAGTGATCCCCGTCTCGTCGAGAACGACCATTCCGATGTTTGCCAGCTTGGTGCCGGTGGAGGCGATCACGGTGTCGCCCACCTGATTGCCCTCGGCCACAGCGGCGATATCTTCCATGGTGGAATGGGAGTGCCCGTCAATGAACACATCAATGCCGGAGACCTCGGCCAGCAGATCCACGGAGCGGTTACCGGCGGACTCATCGTCAATGCCCAGATGCCCCAGGCAGACAATATAATCACAGCCTTCGGCCTCCAGCGCATCCACCTGCTCCTGCGCAGCGGCGAAGAGCGCCTCACCGGCCAGGAAGGTAACGCCCTCGATCTTGGCGGGGTGGGCTTTGGTGGCGGTCTCAGGGGTATCCAAGCCGAACACACCGATCTTGACGCCGTCCTCCGTGGTGAATACCGTGTTGGCGCCGAAGGCCACCGTGTCTCCATAGAGGACGTTGGCGGCCACGATGGGGAACTCCGCTTCATCGGCCAGCGCGGCCAGATTGGCGTAGCCGTAGTCAAATTCGTGGTTGCCGGGGGCCGCCACATCATACCCTGCCAAATTCATCAGCTCCACGGCGGATGCCCCTTCCGAGATGCTGACGGTGGGATCTCCCTGGATGAAATCACCGGCGTCCATCAGCAGGACATAGGCGCCCGCCTCCTCCATGGCGGCTTTCAAGGCGGCCACCTTGGCATAGCCGGCGATGGCACCGTGCACGTCATTGGTATGCAGGATCACGATCTCTCCGGACATATCGTCCGGAACCGTGTAGGGGGCGGCCTCAGAGGTCGTCTCCTCTGCCGCCGCAGGTGCGGCCAGGGAGAATACCAGGGCCGCCGCCAGCAGCAGCGACAACAATTTTTTCTGCTTCATTCTTTTGCTTCCACCTTTCTTTTCCACAGTTCGGATACCATTTGCCCGTATGGTCTGGATCTTTATAATAGTAGCAAAGCAGTGCGGGGAATACAAGAGCCGGCGGTCGAAAAGTGCGGGATTTTGCTTTTTCAATGCAGAGGGGCCGAAAACGAGCATGCTCGTCTCCGGCCCTTTCATTCTTATTTCGTGGCCCAATTGCCCGTGGCCTCGGCGGTGAGGTAGGCGTTGATGAACCCGTCCAGCTCACCGTCCATGACGGCGTTGATGTTGCTGGTCTCAAAGGCGGTGCGGTTGTCTTTGACCAGCTGATAGGGCATGAACACATAGGAGCGGATCTGGCTGCCCCACTCGATCTTGAGCTGCACGCCCTTGATGTCGGAGATCTTCTCGGCATGCTCCTGCATTTTGAGCTCCACCAGTTTGGAGCGGAGCATCCGCATACAGGTGTCTTTGTTCTGGAACTGGCTCCGCTCGGTCTGACAGGCCACTACCACCCCCGTGGGCTTGTGGATCAGCCGGACGGCGGAGGATGTCTTGTTGATGTGCTGGCCGCCGGCGCCGGAGGAGCGGTAGACCTGCATCTCGATATCCTCGGGACGGATATCCACCTCCACGTCGTCCGGGATCTCCGGCATGACCTCCACAGCGGCAAAGGAGGTCTGCCTCCGGGCATTGGCATCAAAGGGAGAGACCCGGACCAGCCGGTGGACGCCGTGTTCGCTCTTGAGGTGTCCGTATGCGTTGTCGCCCTGGATCATAATGGTTGCGGATTTGATGCCGGCCTCGTCGCCGTCCAGGTAATCCACCACCTGGTAGGTGAAATCGTGCCGCTCTGCCCAGCGGGTATACATACGGTAAAGCATCTGCGCCCAGTCCTGGGCCTCGGTGCCGCCCGCTCCGGCATGGATCGTGAGGATGGCATTGGCACTGTCATACTCTCCGGTGAGCAGCGTGGAGAGGCGCGCCTCCTCCATCTCAGCCTCCAGCCGTGCAAAACCCGTCTCCACCTCTGGCACCAGGGAGTCGTCCTCTTCCTCGTTGCCCATTTCGCACAGGGTCATCAGATCGTCCCACTGGCCTTCCCGTTTCCGCTGCGCCTCCAGCTTGTTCTCCAGCTGACGCATTCTGCGGGTCACCTTTTGGGACTTCTCCAGGTCGTCCCAAAAGCCGGGCGCGGCGCTTTCAGAGTTCAGCATATCCAGCTCCTGCTCGGCGGCGGGCAGGTTCAGGGCCTGGGCCAGCTCGTCCAGGGCCGGCTTGATGTTGTTCAGCTTTACCTTGTACTCGTCAAATTGCAGCATCGCTCGCACGCTCACTTCCGTTCAAATAGCTCATATATTATATCCGAATCTCCCCATGATGTAAAGAAAAACCCGCCCAAAAGGCGGGCGGGTTCATCTATCGCTGATATTGGGCTGTTGGTCGCCGTGAAAAATGAGATCGTCCACGTCTCCCGCTCCGGTCGCCCGACGCGGCTCATTCTCCCGCTGCTCTTCCGGCATTTCCCTGCGCCTCCCTCTGTTTTTTGATGTACGTATCAGTATATGCAGTACCATCCTCAGTATGTGCGCTCGCCCTCTGCCAAAATTGTCGGGCATTGTCAAAACTTTTGGGGTTGACACGCCGCTCCAGATGTGTTATTCTATTTGAGCACTTAAAAAGTACAGTGAGCTGGAGTAACACGCCGGAGTGGCGGAATTGGTAGACGCCCGGGACTTAAAATCCTGTGGGAGCGATCCCGTGCCGGTTCGACTCCGGTCTCCGGTACCAATATCGCGGGGTAGAGCAGTTTGGTAGCTCGTCGGGCTCATAACCCGGAGGTCAGTGGTTCAAATCCACTCCCCGCAACCATAAACCCTAGGACCGCAAAGGTTCTAGGGTTTTCTCTTTGCTTGCGCTTTTCGACTTTTTTCGCCCCTCTGCGCATCGTTCGGATCATGGTCCGGACGATTCTGTTTCCCAGCAGAGCGCATCCTGTACAGCATTGTGCAGGTGGACCAGGCTGAGTTCCAGCTCATTGCACAGCGCCACAAAGCGTTCGGCCACAGTTTTACTCAAAAATACATCCGGCAGATAGATGGTCTCTCGCATGACATTCTGGGCAAGTTCGCACCCGCAAATTCCATAGGCGGTATATACTCCGTGTTCTTGGTTATATTGCTCCTCCTTGATGAGCCTGTACTGATACATATACTATTCCTCCCAATCGCTCTGGTCAATTTGCTGTATGCGCTGTCGCTCAAAATGAGAGCAGCTTCCGGGCACTCTCTGCGAAAATAACAAATTTTTCATGGATATTGGCGTCTTTTTTACCTCAAGACGCATTGGTTTTCTGATTTCGTTGGAAAGGATGCTTGAAATGCGCATTGCAATATGCGATGATAAAGCCCTTGACCGGGCACTTATTATGGACCTATTGCAGCAGTATCTGGAAGATCGCTCCATCCGATGTGAACTGACCGGCTATGAGGATGGGGTCACACTAATCTGCGACATGGAAGACGGCCTCTGGTTCGACGCGGTCTTTCTTGATATTTATATGAGAGAACTGCTCGGGATCGAAGTGGCCCGCAGGCTGCGTTCCCTTCATTACGACGGCGCCATTGTTTTTCTCACCGGCACGAAAAAATTTGCGGTGGACAGCTATGAGGTGTCCGCCTTCGGCTATCTTCTGAAGCCCCACAGCGTGGAGAAGATCTAGAAGCTCATGGACCGGCTCACCCATGACTTTGACATCAGCGCCTATCAGGTGCAGCAGTGGAACCGGCTTATACTGATCCCCTATCATGATATTCAGTATGTGGAGAGTTCCAACTCCAAGTGTATCCTCCACAGTAAGGGCGGAGCCACTTATAACATTTATAAACGCTTGGATACCATTGAACAGGAGCTGAACGATCCTCGTTTTCTGCGCAGTCATCAGAGTTTTCTGGTGAACATGGACTATATACGGCAGGCGGACAAGCACTTTGAACTGCTGACCGGAGATATCGTCTCCATCCGGCAGCGGGATCTGAAGGCAATCCGCCAGTAGTACCTCGACTACATAGAGAAGAAGAACGCCTCTGACTCCGATATGAAATCCAAAGCATTGCCCCAGGGCGGCTGAACCGTCCGTCACGGGCCATCGCCGCTCTAAAAAATGTCCCAGGTAGACCCAACCGGGTCCACCTGGGACATTTTCCTCTTCCTATTGTCTGAAAAAACCCACCATGGGATGGGTCAAATCATAAATCAGTACTCCTAGTACAAACAGGGTCAGCACACAGCAGCACAGAAACAGGCGGTGCAGCCACTTCTCCTTCCCTGCAATGATCTTTTCGTACAGCTCTATGATTTCATTGTTGAGCGGCGCAGCCCGTTGGCCGCCCTTGTCCTTTATTCCCACCAGCTCATCCAGCGAACCGTCCAGCGCCATGACAATATCACACACCGTCTGAAAGCTGGGGTTATCTGTCTGTCCTGCCATAATTCGATTGATCGTTCCCACCGGAATCCCCGCCAGATCTGCCAATTGCTGATTCGTCAGCTTTCTCTGGTCCTTCAACTCTTTCAGCTGTGTCGAAATCATTTTTTATCACCCACGATAAGACAATTTATCAGATATATCGCGTTTTTCCAAACCCATTACCAGATTTGTGTTTGACACATTCCGCCCTCTGCCCTACTATCTTGTATAGATATCTGAAATCCGTTTGACGGGAACAGTATAACATAAGTTTATATGTGGTGCAAACTCTGAGATGGAGGAATTCGATCATGATGAAAAAGCATTCGCTCAATCATCTGGGCCTGTGGCTGCTTCCGGAGTTGAGCCGCAGGGATATCCAGTTGAGAGAATTTGCCCACCTGCTGGGCACAACGTCCCAGGGCCTCTCGGACCTCCTCCGCGGTCAGCGCTTCAGCTCACACACGCTGGCCCAATGGCAGCTCCGCTTTCAGGAAAAACTGGATGAGATCGATCAGGCGTCCCTTTCTCCTGTCGGCCCCTGCCGTATCCACTATCAAGTCGTCTGCTTCTGCATTAAAAATACATCTGCGGATACCTACTATACCTACGGCCTTCAGTGCCTCTGCAAGCTGTCTGGACAGTGGATACAGCTCGATATGATCCAGGACATCTCCCTCTGCGGAGACGACGTGTTCAGCCTGGCCTCCAGGTTCAACACGCTGCAGCTCTCTCCCCTCCACTTCAGGGATGCCGTGCTCGACAGCGTAAGTTGATTTTTTTCTTCATCGTCCCGGAGTTGACGAGGTTGGATGGACCTATTTTAAAAATGATAGATCCAATATAAAAAGGCGGCGGCCCGAAGGGCAAAGTTTCATAAAGAAGTTAAGGGCAAGGCAGACCGCAATGGTTTGCCTTGCCCTGTTTATAGTGTGTAAACCCACTATGACACTTTCGGGGAAAGTGCCTGTGGGAGAGAGATAAACTGAAGGTTACCGCGCATATTGAATCCACCCGATAATCAGAAGATGCAGCGGATAATAGAGGTAAAACAGCCATTTCATGACACGGTTCAATTTCTCGTTGTTACCTCTTTGGCCATTGTATAGCCTGATAATTGGAATTGCAAAAATGATGCCCATCTGCAATAGCCCATAGACTTTGTCAATTGCAAAGAAATACACCGTCGCATAAATCGCCACATAGAAAACCATCCACAACATTTGTGTTTTGAATTTTCCCCAATTTGTTCCGAACGCCAAAATACACAGATTTGCAACACAACTCCAGTCGCTGGGGAAGCTTATCAAGCAGATCAGTACGATAAGGATGACTTTTACTGTATTTTTCTGTACGCTTCGGCTGTTCACCACCCGAAGCATAACCAACCCCCATGCAAGCGACCACATGACGCTTGTCTGGTTCAGTACACTTCCGTAGTAAAAGGGAATAAAGGACTTCCAATTGACAAAATCCATCGACGCAAACACATAGGCAAAGTGTGATATGAATGCAAACAGAAACAGCCGCACCGTGTATTTGTTCAAATTTTTAGTATAGTGATACCCCTCCGCAATAAAGTAACACATAATGGGGCAGGTAAGTCTGCCTATGATATGAAGCAAAATCGGTACAAACTCTTTTGGATAGCCGGGATAGATCATCCATGTAACATGATCAATTGTCATTGCAATAACAGCAATTAACTTGATTGTATTTGCATCCATTTTCTTATATCTTTCCATGTAGTATTCCTCTTATGAAAATCCCGCTTTTTGGGTTGGTTCATTATAAAACAACACCCGCCGAAAAGCAATTGCTTTTCGGCGGGTGTTAACTTCCTTACGGTATGTTCC contains:
- the prfB gene encoding peptide chain release factor 2, translating into MLQFDEYKVKLNNIKPALDELAQALNLPAAEQELDMLNSESAAPGFWDDLEKSQKVTRRMRQLENKLEAQRKREGQWDDLMTLCEMGNEEEDDSLVPEVETGFARLEAEMEEARLSTLLTGEYDSANAILTIHAGAGGTEAQDWAQMLYRMYTRWAERHDFTYQVVDYLDGDEAGIKSATIMIQGDNAYGHLKSEHGVHRLVRVSPFDANARRQTSFAAVEVMPEIPDDVEVDIRPEDIEMQVYRSSGAGGQHINKTSSAVRLIHKPTGVVVACQTERSQFQNKDTCMRMLRSKLVELKMQEHAEKISDIKGVQLKIEWGSQIRSYVFMPYQLVKDNRTAFETSNINAVMDGELDGFINAYLTAEATGNWATK
- a CDS encoding LytR/AlgR family response regulator transcription factor translates to MRIAICDDKALDRALIMDLLQQYLEDRSIRCELTGYEDGVTLICDMEDGLWFDAVFLDIYMRELLGIEVARRLRSLHYDGAIVFLTGTKKFAVDSYEVSAFGYLLKPHSVEKI
- a CDS encoding TraX family protein → MERYKKMDANTIKLIAVIAMTIDHVTWMIYPGYPKEFVPILLHIIGRLTCPIMCYFIAEGYHYTKNLNKYTVRLFLFAFISHFAYVFASMDFVNWKSFIPFYYGSVLNQTSVMWSLAWGLVMLRVVNSRSVQKNTVKVILIVLICLISFPSDWSCVANLCILAFGTNWGKFKTQMLWMVFYVAIYATVYFFAIDKVYGLLQMGIIFAIPIIRLYNGQRGNNEKLNRVMKWLFYLYYPLHLLIIGWIQYAR
- a CDS encoding DUF6514 family protein: MYQYRLIKEEQYNQEHGVYTAYGICGCELAQNVMRETIYLPDVFLSKTVAERFVALCNELELSLVHLHNAVQDALCWETESSGP
- a CDS encoding LytR/AlgR family response regulator transcription factor, giving the protein MDRLTHDFDISAYQVQQWNRLILIPYHDIQYVESSNSKCILHSKGGATYNIYKRLDTIEQELNDPRFLRSHQSFLVNMDYIRQADKHFELLTGDIVSIRQRDLKAIRQ
- a CDS encoding helix-turn-helix domain-containing protein, with translation MISTQLKELKDQRKLTNQQLADLAGIPVGTINRIMAGQTDNPSFQTVCDIVMALDGSLDELVGIKDKGGQRAAPLNNEIIELYEKIIAGKEKWLHRLFLCCCVLTLFVLGVLIYDLTHPMVGFFRQ